TTCAaatctgtaaaatgaaaaagctacaatgaaaaactggcatatgTAGGCTGTGCTATAAATTGTCCTGGTGACAATCAGTCAATCTGATTTGAATATTTGATTTTGATAGCCTGAAAAGTTCATGGGCCCACCAAAAGCACTGTAATTCTTCCTCTGGGGGACCATTAATATCCACAGCAAACATCATGAAAATCCAGCATTGGATTCTGAGCGATGGCGCCATTGGCCAAAATGCTGGTCCATGTGAAAAGATTAGCTGAAGGGGGTCACCAATTTGTCAGCGATTATGCTGTGGGACCATTAATAGTTGTTCCAAATATGGACCAACTAATGGACCGGCATTTGACCCAACTGCTAGCTTGTTTTGGTTAGCAAAAATTCTCTTCAGCATCTTTTCCCTGAAATATAAGGCTTTTATGCTGCATTCCAAATCTGAATATAGATCAGGAAATCCATCTTTAAACACAGATCTATCAATAATTACGCACTGTATTCTACATTGGCTCCTTTTTCTTGAAAGCCACAGGCTTCCTCTGATGCTGATGAAAATGAGGCTTGTTCTTCTTTTGATCCCACTGGCACATCAAAATATCCCTGAAAGTTGTCCGGAAGGTCTTGTTACACAGGGCGTAGCACATGGGGTTGATTGTGCTGTTCACATAACACAACCAGTATCCCAGCGCCCAGAGAGTTCCCGGAATGCAGTCCTGACAGAAAGTGTTGACCAACACCATGATGTTGTACGGCAACCACGTCGTGATGAAGACGCAGAGGATGGCACTGAGTGTCCGTGCCGCTTTCTTCTcatttgcctttttttcattCTTGCGCTTGTTGATCTCTGTCTTGGCCTTAGATGCGAAGCGTTTGGCCATCGCCGCATCTTTCATGGTGATGGCTGCGGGTGATTGGTCGGCGGACGATGGGGTGGCGGGGTTTGATTGTGACCCTTTTCGACTTTGGTTGGATGATTGCTtatctttgttgtttttcaccTTCCTAGACTTCTTACcatctagatagatagatagatagatagatagatagatagatagatagatagatagatagatagatagatagatagatagatagatagatagatagatagatagatagatagataaatagatagatagatagatagatagatagatagatagatagatagatagatagatagataattgtattattttgatatatatatcatgCAAACAAGACCACTTAGTAGGGTTATGTCCAACCTGTCGGAGGCCTTGATGGGTCTGCACCGTCAGCATCGTCCTCTGAACCTGACTGGTCCCCAGAGGCACCACCTTCATTGTTGTTAAAGCTGTCACAGCTGCTCTGCTCGGCATCGCCCAACGTCGTTGTCGTGGTGTTGATGGACCTCTTGGATGCACGGCGACCCGGCAGCAGTGATGAAAACCGGAAGCAGAACGCGCCGCACCTCTCTCTGCTTCCCGTTCCTCCTGGTATGCTGGCATTGTCCTTGTTGTTCTTCTCTGAAGCCGGCTGATTTAGttcagagctgctgcagctttgAGAGCTTATTTGGCGTAGCATGGCTGACGAATTCTTCTGGCTGTTAGTCGCACCTTCTCCACCGGCTTTTCCGCTGCCGCTCCCTTGATTCTGAGCCTGGCTTTGGCTGTGGCCTGACCCAGTTGCCTTGAGACCTTGGAAATCTTTAACACGCTTCTCTGTCTCCTGATAGATCTTCCAAAACAGGAATGCCATAATACTTACAGGCAAGTAGAACGCGGCAACGGCAGTGGAGAATGTAATGATGGGCTCGGACAGGAACTGGATGTAGCACTCATTGGGCTGGACTGTCCGCTCACCCACAATGTACTGCCAGAACAGAATAGCTGGGGCCCAGAGAATGAAAGAGATGGACCAGGCTAATCCAATCATGGTCATGGCACGCTTGGTTGTACGTTTGGCCCGGTATGTCAAAGGTCTGGTAACAGAGAAATACCTAAGAGAACAAAGACAGAAAGTAGGCAACTGTATACATACAGAGTAACTGTCAACTCGTctaataccgacgcttggtcagtgcctctCGTCGTCTGATACCGACACGCGTAGGCACCCTTgagcgtctgtatgagatgcaccgggctttcaactaactccaatgtaaacccatctgtgttATTATTAgatggtcagagcaactgacgtagtataaagagcaagaaagtccacttagggaggaggtcggggtggatggttgggtcaaacaaacaaggaCTTTCTCCCAAGAGACCGCTGTTTATGTCCCATGTCACATCAAGTCAGCGTTGACTTACTTTTGTTACGTAATTTAGTACTTAAACCCgaagtcggtaactttgagcaaatatgagaaaaaaagttatttttataaaactgtcactatatcctgatagtagtgtatgagatctgaaaaaaagtcatgttcctctgtgttctcctgttCTCCCAATGGCATTAGCAAGATTTAACAGCCAACCAATCAGAGatgaatgagaaagtttgctccgggcggtgcttggttttgtctcgactgttttcaacatggcgacCAGGTCAGAAACTTTCTTGTTTTACAGCTAAagggtacactacaagatgtttctgaaaacatttgaggcgagaaatagacattacagtaacagaatattgattcatatttgatcagcgctgcctagtttgaccgtttgaccagtgattgacagcttctgtagagactcctcggctctgattggttgttttggttcgGGCGCGGTGAAAACCTGCAAATACCATTAGCAGcactaagaagaagaagaggaacatgatttttttttttttacagattaccTCTCTCGTGTACAGCTGTTagaatatttataaaaatagctttttatcatatttgctcaaagtttcagactgcagctttaactaacGCCACGAACGTAACAAgcttgtttacttattttacggaacaaacATACTaactttaacccaaaccacaatgttttcctgaacctaaccgagtagttttgttgcctaaactaaaCCACGTAAACCTAAAAATTAAGTAAACATACATTGGAAGTTTATTGTggaaagacactatgcatgtaacgagaggaaactgacacgccgtccctgacgcTAGAAGGGTACCTAgagtgtcatagtttgaagtgttgggccactgaccaagcgtcggtatttgacaacTTGGGAGTTACTGTCTACCACACTGTCTCTCCTGATAGTACCAGTAAGAGTCACCAGAGTCAAAACAATTTAAATTGTACACAAGAGACTTTAAATATGTCCTGTTTCCCATGGCTCTCGATATTAAACCATCATGACACCACATGTAAATATATGCTTTTTACGATTTGGATACTCTGATCCATTCAGAACACTGGCTATGAGCTTCATTTCAGTTAAGTTTatcaacaaaaaatacaataaatcatGTTCTGTTACCTGTCAAAGCTGATAACAAGGAGGTTCATGACTGAGGCGTTACTGGCCACATAGTCGATTGCAAGCCACAAGTCACAGACCACTGGCCCAAGAGCCCACTGGTCCATGATGATGTAGGTGGTATACAGGTTCATTGACAGTGTGCCAATGGTCAGGTCAGCAAATGCTAGGCTAAGCAGGTAGTAGTTGTTCACTGTCTTCAGTGCCTTGTTGATCTTGAATGACACCATCACTAGGATGTTGCCAACAATAGTGACAAGAGAAAGTGATCCAGTGAGGAAGACAATGATGATGACCTGAAGATGAAGAGGTAAGAAGAGAAAGAACCAAAGAGGGTGGTTTAAGTCCATTACACAGTGTAAGATACTTAGTGATTTTGTTATAGTGACTCAAAATCCCTTAACAGAAGTAGCTATCAGAACCTTAACCAAATCAACCTGAAAGTATCTGGATTGCTGGAAACCACCAGCTGTTCACATAcatcgttcgtagctatacatatgaaaagtaaatgcaatgtAATTCCTATATATCCctacgaaatcaatttgtatgtaatccatgtaattgtgaacaaggaagtataaagagcggtcACGTAGGGAGGGGGTCCAGGTGGATGGGTGGGACAAAAATTGGACTttaacccaggagaccactgtttgtgtcctgtggaAACCGGAAGtcagtgttgatttatttgtaacttccgtacttaagttacgtcactgCCGGTGTTATTTGAACtaaaaccatgatcttttcctaaacctaactaggtagtttttgtcacataacttccatacttcagttacgccacttccggtgttattttatttgggcacatgggactactgtttttccTAAATTATAATGGAatctattgcaaaaacagtagtcccaacAGTTTGGCCAATTTTGAAAATTTCTCTACATTTGTGCTTTAGCTGAgagcacaaatgggttaatctGGCTATGACAGTCAGCTTTTGATGATTTTTATCTTTCTCTTATGAAACATAAGCTTGTTTTAATAAAACTGGATGGGTGACTAAAATTGAACCAGATTTAAGGAAGTACTTATATAACATAGAAAGACTCAACTCATTAATTCATTTAGACAAGTATCATAGTTTTCCAGAGATGTTTATCTTGGAACACCAACTATAAGCGACCGCCCGGTTCAAATGAGCCATAAATTCCCAGGAGCTTTGGAGCAATCATGTAAGGAGCACAGCTAAATGTTTTGTCTGGTGGGTAGAATTCCTCGCTACTGAAGCCATGAAATTTACACAGTGAGGCCACAGAACTACTCTGCCTGCTCTGTTCTGGCATACTCTCCACCTGCAGTGTCTCATGTCTGCATATTTAGGTATCAAAAACTGTAGCAGTAAGTCATATGCGGTATCAAATAATACTAACATTTACACGTgtataactaaaaaaaaaagtggtttgtTGATGGCTTATTCAAAATTACAGTGTCACTGAAGCACTAACGAAAACTGATGCAATGAAAAATACGTTAAAAGTAGAACAGCTGATTGTTACCTGCAAGATAGTATGTCCTCCTAATGGGTCAAAATCCTTTGCTGGCTGCATTAATGTCCTGTTAATTGGTGAATCAGTGAAGTTTCCTCCTTGTCTTGAGACATAACTGACATTATGTAGCTTCCACCCACCAACAGTGTCAGATAATACTGCCAACTCCTGGTAAGAGCCACCTGAAGATGTGGAGAAACAGTATCAGAAAGAATTGTATACACGTCTATGAATCTTTTATAAGCAGATTTGAAAAAGATTTACACATATAATTTtaaaatctgctcaaaatttCACAACATCTGCATTACTTAGTTGTTATAAAGACACTAAGTGCTGTAGTGTAGTGCAGTACCTAAGATAGAAGGCTCAGCTATCATGGTGGCAACAGGCTGGTCCCTCATACCAGGAGAACTGTTGGTAAGGAAGTGGATAGAATCAGAGCTGGAGGTCGGGTTCATGATGATCAACGGACAtcttgaaaaaaagggaaaaaaacaacgatAGAATTTGAGATGCAAAAATTAAGGATAAAGTTGTTAAACGTATTTCTTTAACACTTTTTACCAGAGATTTGGGGCAAAAAATAGTTATTTAACTCAAAGATGAAGTTGGGCATTATAATTGACTCAACATTTTCATTTGAGCCgctcttaaaggtccagtgtgtaggatctggcaggaTAGCATTTtttagattgcaaccaactgatcCAAGGCCCTTGGGAAGAGTACCGAGCTTTGaagccaattttcgtagtggccaaaccgtggaattacaacttctgtgttTTGGCTTcttgcgccactgagcaactctaggaggaatgaacgggagcacGCCTACAACGCTGTGTCCAGTTCTCTTTGAACTGAAGcgtctcccgtgtgccaagcgtgttgaaGAGGTATGGTGGCCGAcacgaaaacgcgaatggccctctatagagccatttggagcagagccagtgtgtagagtgtgtgtgtgtgtacgtaggaagggagtggtgaagcaagagagagaaagccgCAGCGACGGcagctagtaacgttatcgactttggcccaagcaggaaaagttaacagagtttggttcgtccgttctgggctactgtagaaacatggcggtgcaacatggcggtgcaacatggcggactccaccAGTTCcacacaataaacaataaactttttacacattttaatgtTCCTAAACTTTTAAGACATTTCACATGTCGAGATTTATCGTATCAGTTCCATCATCAGTCTTTATCTCACAGAAGAATTCCAtctgttctttttattttttgtctaaCATCTTGCATTATCAGCACCCATAGAGGCTCTTCCTTGCATCCTTGGTATGAGTCCCACTGTCCACACTGGCATCTCCTCAGTCCGTCCGACTGAGGTTGTTGGCTGCCTCCAGCTGACACAATTGtttgacaatgaaaatgatcCTAACATGCTTTTTGTTTCGAGGTAAATCCTCAACTTCCATTGCATTGCTGATTCTGGCATAGATTAGCATAGCCTGTAAAGAATAGATGATATTACTAATACAGGCTGTACTAATTAAAGCCAGAACCATCATATCTCCTCCATAGAAAATGTCTTCAATCCGTGCCCTCAGCTCTGATGTATGATGTTGGAGAAGAGAAAGAGGCTACATTCCTACACAAATAAATGAACACGTGATAAACAATATGGAACCCCAAagtgttcaatattaaataaataggggactttatgaaataaataatcaaattaataatatatatacatttcaaaataataatttgactTAATGTCTTATTCAAATTAATATTGAACACTTCAGGGTTCCTTAACAATACGTatataaaaatctaaatataacaaaaaaaacaacaacaacaaaaaagcaaatACACATTTAACAAATTAAATCAATCCCATGCATATTTAAAGCCTCTTTCCTATTTCACAATTCCATGTAACACTcaatgggaaaaaaagagagaattaATTATCTTATTCCTGTTAAGACCGAAAAGGTGGGTTAATGAAATATAACAAACTGCATGGGTTGTTCCGGGTGACTTTGAAAAACTGAACATTTCACTAATGGCAGTCATTAGCCTCCACACTAATGAAAAAACAAGTCATATTGATGTCCAACTCTTGACAGAAACCTTCTTACCAGAAACAATTGGTACATCATCTTAAAGGATAGGTCCATTTGTATCTTAAAACAATACTCACATTACATTCAAAGGGTTATTTATTGGTCGCTGCAATTGTTCCTCCTGTCCATACTGGCCGTGAAGAGATCCCTTCCTAAAGCGATGGGGGTCAAAATCCACAGCACCTCAGTGCCAAAATACCTTGTAAAGTTCAGCCTCAGCTAATACGTTGCTTCAGCAGTCTTTAACTGAACTTGAGAATGCATTTTTTGCACTGTAGATTttacccccccctccccccctccattTCTTACATTAAAATTGCTTTAAGAAGGCCTATAGGAAGGGAATCACTTCAGGGCCAATAAGGGCCGGAGAAATaattcaacacagtctcacagcagtttgtgaaattgtCCCAACAttttatctatttgattcgaatacatagacatgaatttcccttttttttcttgacacCAAGCACGACTtccaacaacgtattttttgtgtgaTGCCAGCAGCatctcacaacaagagtcaataccaacaggagaatatactgtttaccattggcagagcattttggcaaatttttcttgggcgctacccacataatcagctgtgctgctcatcccacaaatgcaggatccttacaagttggacatcactgtgaaggtaaataaacaggctttccaacgatgtaaaatacaatgccaattagcattggaataacagagaaataatccatcaaacacaaattttcaaacttttttttccgtgTTTATATTTTGGAAGATTTCTATGTGGATCAAAtcacagacttttattttgaaggatgcTAGGTTGCATTTCCTCTATAGGTTTTCCTAAGAATTGTTGATATTGCgttaatatgttattatgaaatgCTATACATAAGTAAGTTGGGTCTCAGGTTAAGGTTAGACACCTTCCTATAAAGAGAAATATCGGGGGTTATCAGTGGAAGTATAGCGAGCATCTTATTTTACAAACGGCACTCTGCGCATTTCCATTACCTTTACTTCCGGTTTGCTCCACCTGAAAGGTAAGCATGTTCTCGGCTCTCTCTGTATTTTCACCGTTTATGTTGTAAATATGACGTTAAACtacttaaaacacattttaaagtcattatattagCATTGTTAAGCTTTAGAGTCGCCGTTTGTATGTCTTTTCATGCATTAACCCGCTAATTAGAGTTAATTAGAGCAGAAGTGTGTCGAGGCTCGTGTTGTGCTGCAGGTCTGCTGTGTAGCTCAGCTCGCTAGAGGGCGCTGTTGAGTCTGTTTGCTGCATGCAGCTCTGAGTGACTTTACACCATGTTACACAGGCGCTGAAAGCATGGCTGCAAGAGACCCTGTTTCTTCACAACTACAGGTATGTGGGTTTATGCATggctattttttttgttatttctctgatggaaaataataataatgataataataataattttatttgtagagcacttttcaagcccaaagcacaaagtgctttccaaggaTATTCACATCATAGACAGCAGAAGATAATGAgacataaatattaaataaaaaaaaaatagaatgggcaaataaagaaacaagtctatacatattcatacaattacatatgcatatacatacaaaaGACTAAAATTCAGCTGATTGGAAAAGCCATTCTATAAAAGTGAGTTTTAAGACTGGATTTAAAAGTCGTGACAGAGTCTGCTGATCTAATGCTCAGTGGAAGACTGTTCCAGAGTCGTGGAGCCAGTACTGCAAAAGCTCGATCACCTTTAGTTTTTAACCTGGTCTTTGGAACGTTTAAAAGACCCAGACTGGCAGACCTGTGGGGCCTGTTTGGAAAAATGCAGTATGTtagattaatttaattatagaATTTGCAGTTTATTTAATCTTTTTGACAATGTTGTTGGCTTTACTTCCTCTTTGCTCTGGGACTTTTACTGGGAAGTATGGGTGTAAAGATTTTTACAACGATTCAATACGATATGATTTCCacggttccgatacgattcaaggacgatatttggctcatctagaccaagatacgatacgattcaatgacttcttaaagtcagtgtgactgtgaaataaatagctggatACTGGACAGGTCAGGATGCCTCAAAGTTTTtcagtaacacttcattttacaggtctgcaaatttcatggtaattaggtgataattagcaagtaacctatttaaaATTACTttagaattactgccaaattacctcaGCCTCAGCCAGGACTCAATACTAAACAACTCAGTCCCTGTGTTTAATCTTACACCTTACTTTGAGTATCTAACCCACCCATATCACAAACCAGTTCACTGAAACGTCTTCATAGATAACATTTAGACTGCGTGTTCTCATCGTTGTTCTCATGTTGTTTTCAGATTTAGCTGATCTCTGAGATCTGGGAGCTGTCATGAAAGATTATGGGAATTATCAtcaatccatcggtaccaaccatgtcatactagcttgttgggaaagagactaaataatgctccaaacgtcCGCTttaattttggagaggaaagactatcatggccattttcaaaggggtcccctgacctctgacctccagatatgtgaatgaaaatgggttctatgggtacccacgagtctctcctttacagacatgcccactttatgataatcacatgcagtttggggcaagtcatagtcaagtcagcacactgacacactgacagctgttgttgcctattgggctgcagtttgccatgttatgatttgagcatattttttatgctaaatgcagtacctgtgagggtttctggacaatatctgtcattgttttgtgttgttaattgatttccaataataaatgtatacaaacatttgcataaagcagcatatttgcccactcccatgttgataagagtattaaacacttgacaatctccctttaaggcacattttgaacggatacaaaatgtgcgattaatcgtgattaactattttaatcgattgacagccctagtatatagtAGTGCTACAATTGCAAAAAGgctatactgtaaaataaatgatattgagatttgtttttatcaacATAAGTATCTAAGACTCCTCTTTAATTTTGAATGGTCTTTCATGCttttatattgtagaaagtCTTCTTTACAAACGGATGTTATTTTTTTAGGATGGGTTTTGTACATGGAGAACAAAATGCTGTCCAAATGGTTCAACCGGACTGACAACTGAAcaggacagaaagagacaaagatccCAACAGTTGAACAAGAGTAGAAGAAATCAGCAGTCATTGGTAAAATAAACTGGAAGTTGAGCATCAAAAATGTGTGCAGATTTAAACAGGAACCgcttcctgtttcagtgtcaagGTCACAATAATGCAGCCTAGAACACGCTGGAAATAACAGCTGCAACTTGTTGCTTTAGCAAAGCTCTTCTAAAAATCTTCACGATAGAGATAGAAGGTTAGTCTATTAGTTAGCGCTACGGGAATGTCAGCTGAACATGATCACAGTTTAAACCTCTTCAATCTAACCACTGAGTAGACTGCAGAGGGACTAACTCCATATTTAGTGCCCAGTTGCACCGTTGTGGTTCAATAAGGACGCTTTTCTGGACAggaaaacagattaaaaattgattttctgaactatatgtgtatatatgttcattctgattatatatatttaatataatataatatatttgatttgttttgcatGGTACGtgtaagcataaaaaatgagaaaatgtatatattccCATTTGTTGGAACAAGCGGATACACTTTACAATTATATATTTGATACTCTCATAAAGTGTTTATTCTTTAATTTAGAGAATCTAAAATAGAtagatgaaaaagataaaaatgaagAGTTTAAGAGGTAAATACATTTGATGTATTTTCCTAATTAGGTATGGATGTTTATTTTTAGTTAAAGCCCCTAACTGTCTGTCAGTCAGACTATGTGTGTGCTCCTGCAGCatttatcatatttaataattCAAGAAAGCAAAAAGCCAAATGGTGAGTTACTCTAATGAAATGCACTTACCAGTCCACTCGTGGTTCCCAGTATCCAATATGTTATCCTGCTGGGAAGCTCAGCTCTGCTCATGCAGCATGCTTCTGTCTGCTGATGCTCAGACTGTTCAGTTGGTGTGTGTGACTGGAACGTCCAGCTCCGCCTTTGACTACTGCTGTGCTACAGTCTGCAGTAGAACCTCTCACATCTGGGCTGGTACATGACATGAGTTGGACCATAGGGGATGTGACAAGCCTGAGTAGACTTTGACATGGCAGATCATTTGgtcaaaatacatatatacaaaaattacagtatatatacagtatatatgtgttttATAGGAGCTGTGCTGCTGCAACGTAGGGCTGATTTTGGTCTGAAGGCCCGCTAAGAGTTGCCGTAGTTCTTATTGTTCATATGTTTGGCagttaataatacaaaaataacaatatGGTGATTTTTGAAGCCATAttcatttaaacctgcagtaggcagaatatttttggtatcattgggcataaattccataataacctttcagcgtattgtaattcaagtgttttgagagaaaactagacttctgcacctcctcatggctctgttttcaggctttaataaatctagcccgtgacgggagactttggccaatcacaggtcatttcagagagagagcgttcctattggctgttcattcaacggaggcagctgtcaatcactcgcaaactccgatcaaacggtcaaactaggcagcgctgatcaaatatgaatcaatattctgttattgtaatgcccATTTCGCacctcaaatgtgttcagagtcatcttgtagtgcactctttagctgtaaaatgagaaaggttgctccggctggtgggaggtgcttggtatttcctcaactggtctcaaccaagccccc
The genomic region above belongs to Sebastes fasciatus isolate fSebFas1 chromosome 20, fSebFas1.pri, whole genome shotgun sequence and contains:
- the chrm3b gene encoding muscarinic acetylcholine receptor M1, with product MNPTSSSDSIHFLTNSSPGMRDQPVATMIAEPSILGGSYQELAVLSDTVGGWKLHNVSYVSRQGGNFTDSPINRTLMQPAKDFDPLGGHTILQVIIIVFLTGSLSLVTIVGNILVMVSFKINKALKTVNNYYLLSLAFADLTIGTLSMNLYTTYIIMDQWALGPVVCDLWLAIDYVASNASVMNLLVISFDRYFSVTRPLTYRAKRTTKRAMTMIGLAWSISFILWAPAILFWQYIVGERTVQPNECYIQFLSEPIITFSTAVAAFYLPVSIMAFLFWKIYQETEKRVKDFQGLKATGSGHSQSQAQNQGSGSGKAGGEGATNSQKNSSAMLRQISSQSCSSSELNQPASEKNNKDNASIPGGTGSRERCGAFCFRFSSLLPGRRASKRSINTTTTTLGDAEQSSCDSFNNNEGGASGDQSGSEDDADGADPSRPPTDGKKSRKVKNNKDKQSSNQSRKGSQSNPATPSSADQSPAAITMKDAAMAKRFASKAKTEINKRKNEKKANEKKAARTLSAILCVFITTWLPYNIMVLVNTFCQDCIPGTLWALGYWLCYVNSTINPMCYALCNKTFRTTFRDILMCQWDQKKNKPHFHQHQRKPVAFKKKEPM